Genomic DNA from Caldicellulosiruptor hydrothermalis 108:
TGAACTACCAACCACCTATAGAGGTGGTGGCTTCGCGAGAAGTTTGGTAGCTTTATGCTACCCTTATTCTCACAGGGTGGTTCACATACCCACTACTGACTATCTGCACCAAAGCAGATTCGCCAGCTACTTTTTTCAATATGTTTATTGCACCGTTTATATCTGCATTTGCTACATATCCACACTCCCTGCATACATATAATCCCCTATACTTTCTGTTGCTTTTCTTTACTATCCCACACTTGCTACACATCTGTGAAGTGTAACTCTCATCTACTTCTACGTACCCTACACCATAGAAACGACATTTTGCTTCAAGCTTTCTCTTAAATTTCTCATGCGGAATACTCACAAAGTTTTGATTACTCACTTTGCCAAGTTCTATCTCTTGTTTTATGTTCTTCATTTCTCCAACTACTACTGTGCCAATTTGATTGTTTAGGCAATGCTTAACTATATGATACACTCTTTCATAAGCAAGTCTCTTATGATTTTCAAAATAATACTGTCGAACGTGATAGAGAGCATAGTTGTACAGATTCTTTGAAAGATGGCATAGGATTCTTAGTAACCTGTACGTTTGTTTATAGCATCTTATATGATTCTTCTGAGTTTTATACACTTAACATCACCTGAAGAATATTGTATCATATTTTCAGCAATTTATCTCCATCTTACAGAAGATGTCTTCTTGCTGGATTTGAATTTTTGATAAAAAATTTAAAAGGGAGACTTTTGAAAATCTCCCTTGGTTTTCGACCAATTCTTTATGATTCTACTCTGAATATCTCATCAGCAATTAAAATAAAGTTGCTCAGGTCAAAGAGTAAACTTCCTTCCGCGAAAAGTTCATAGAGCAAGATTTTTTTGTTTGCATGCAAAGCCTCAATCCAAGCTTTGAAATGTCCTAAATCTACAAAGTGTTTTTTTATAGCAGTAACATCGATAAACACAACTTCAAGAGATTCCTGCCAGAACTCAACGCAAACGTTTGGAAAAAGAAGTTTTTTGAGTCGCTGGTAAACCTTTTCAGAGCCAAAAAAAGAAAACCTCTCAAGTTCAAGAAGGCGTGCAAGAACAAGAATACTTGAGATAAGATGGGCTTCGCCTACATAGGGTTTTAGAACTGTCAGAGCGTGGGAGGTCACAAGTTCATGTCCTTCAAGTACTATCATTTGTATCTTATCCTCCCTTTGTAAACCTCTGTTATACTTTTCTATATTATATTCTAAATCTAAGTACCTGTCAATAAAATTATTTACTTTTAGATTTTTATTCCTGGAAAAAGACGAAAAATAAAATGGCTGTGCGACCAGCTTCGATATAACCCTCCTGGTGAAATAGCAGACCCGACAGGCTCCTGTCATGCACCCCTGCGGCACACGCAAAAAACTGCTTACCGTTGCTTCCTTCCGGACCTGGCGGGGTTCACAGCCCTCGCGTTGCGCAGGACACAACCATCCTCACCCCGGCCTGCCCTCAATGCCAAAAGGGTTATACCTCAGTCTGGCTATTCGACCCCGCTATAGCGGATTGCGGGTTACAGGGCACCGCTACCTCCCCGTCATAGCACAGCCAATTCTATTATACTCTTAAAACCTCCTAAAATCAACTGCCAAAATTTACTTGCCGTTTGCCTGAACAAGCCATACATGAGCAAGTTCAAGTGCCTTGTAAAGATTGTCTGCTTCGGCTTTTTTCACAACTCTTTCTCTGACAGTGAGCTTTGGATTGTTTATCTGAAGTTCAACTGAAATAGGTGATGCTATCTTGTGTCCTTTATATTCTTCAGTCCCCAGCACTACAAACACAGCAACAAATTTGTCGTCTGGATTTCCATAGTGGATGAGATTGTTTCTAATTTTGTATACTTCTCTCCCTCTATATTTAAACACTTGTGGTAAGCCCATAGCAAAATCAACTCCTAATCACCATAAATTTTTAAAACTTCTTATAGTGGATATGATACTAAACTTTATTGTGTTTTTCAAGCATTGTTCACAAAATTCTTCTTCCTTTTTGCCAGTGCCTCTCTTATCTCAAACGTAACATCTCTATTTAAAGGTTCTGGCAGAATGATAAAAACACCATCTCCCTTTTTTGCCTTCTTTATGCCTTCAGACACCATCTCAACCACATCTGAAAACTTTTCTATCTGCTTACATATAATTTTACTTCTGTCCTCTATAAAGTCCAGAATTTGTTCTTGCCTTTTTTCACATACAAAATAAAGATTTTTTATTCCTATTGAGCTGAGGCTCAAAGCAAGAATTTTCATATGTTCCTTCTTATTAAGGCTGTCAATAATTACTTTTACACCATTTATATCAAATATATTAAATTTTCCTGGATTTTGATGTGAATCGTTCTTGTACTCAGTCAAAAATTTATATATAATCTCACTGTCAACACCGTAAAAATACAGTGCTGCAATTGTCTGGAGAATATTGTCAACTGCAAACATAAGCTTGCCTTCGTATGAGTACGGAATTTCCCTGACGTTGCAAAGCGAAAAAACCTGCTGACCATCGAAAATCTTCACAACATCATTCTCAAGATACACACAGGGTCTTTTCATCTCTATATGAGCCTTTAAATCTGGATGATGATTTGAAATAGATGTAAATACAATCTTACATCTGGCTTTTGCACTGTATAGGTATTTATAAGCATCGTTGATGTTCAAAATTAGATATCCATTTTCCTTAATACTTCTGGAAAACAAAAGGTTTCTTTCTATCTGATTTTGAGAAAATGTATTGGTAATAATGCCTACATCGGGTTCTATTTCTATCTCCTCAATACATTTTTCTGGATTGAATTCAACAAGTTTTATGTCCGACAAGTCCCCAAAATTTCTTAGATAGAAATTTTCTATTTCACTATCAATGGATGTTTCCAAACCGCATCTTTGTAAAATGTACCTCATTATTTGCAAAATTGTGCTTTTCCCATACGTCCCTGACACAGCAATTATCGGCACAGTTGGATTTGGCATCTTTTCAAAATACACATCCAAAATAGTATTGAAAATATCGCAGTTGCATGTCTGTGAAAATATACGAAGGTCGCAACTTGTCTCAACATCAACAACATATCCTCCTACAACCGAATATGGCAGGGAAATATCTTCTGTAACAAAGTCTAAGATGGTCACTACATATCCAAACTTTTCTGCAATCTTAATAAAAAGTTGTTGGTTTTCGTATGCTACCTTTTCTGTAACATCTGTGGTTATACATCCTGTTTTAAAACTAGTCGGTTCCTTTAAAAAAACCTTCATTCCCTTGGGCAAAATATCGTCCAAGGTAAATCCCTGTTTTAAAATATTCTTTTGAATATATTTATTATTTCTCTCACCTTGGTCTAAAAGTTCTGAAATTCTTCTCTTACCATCGCCTACAATGTATGGAGAGGTTCTTTCAACAGCTGCCACAACTTTCCCATTTACAACCAGGATTTTATAGCTTTTACCCGGCACGTATCTTTCAACAATCACTCTGCTATCCAGGCTTTTTACCATATCAAATGCTTCCAATGCCTGTTGATTTGTTCTGATATTCCCTATATTTGGAGAGTCTTTTCTGCAGCCTTTTATCGAAATTGGAAATCCCAGCTTTTTTATGCCGTCCATCAGCTGGTCAGAAGTAAAGACCACATCAAACGGCACAACAGGAAAAGAGTTGAGTTTTAAAAACCTTCGCTGGAGTTCTCTGTCGCTTGACAGACTAACTCTGCTAAAGTCATGCTCACTTATAATGGAAGCAAAAAGCTTTGCATACTTTCCCTCTCCCAGCATGAATGTATCTGTATATCCAATCCTTGTAAACCTTATACCTCTTTTCATACAGGCATTTTTCAAAAGTCTTGTATTTGGCGAAAGCTCTGTCTCAATTGTGAGCTTTTTTAACTTTGAAATCTTGTCAGGAAAATGTTCAGGTTCAAACCCTTTTTCTATGCACTCTAAAGCAAACTCTATGACCTTGTGTACAAGCATTTGATTGTCATGTTCAATCAAAACATCAATATGATCTTCCACGCTCAAGCATTCCCAGTATTCAACCAAGTTGTATCCTATAAGGTTTTGAATATGGATGCAAAGCTTTGCAAAGTTTCTTGCCTCTTCAATGTCTCCTTTTACCTTTAATACCACAACTTTTTTGTCTGAGTAAATATTTTTGTGATTGTACACCTTCATACTTTCAATCTTCATGCTAGTAAAAGTTTCTCTCCTTTTTTACTTTTTATTTTGTATTCTTCCCCCTTCAAAAAAGACTAATACCTGCAAAAAAAAATAAGCAGGGAAAATGCTATTTCCCTGCCGCCGTCCTTTCTTCTGTTTTCTTTTGCTCAATCAAGTTTTTTGCTGCGTTTTTGACATGAAGTTTCATGTACTCTTCCGCTTTGTCAGGGTCTCTGCTGACTATTGCCTCAAATATGAGTTTGTGTTCTTCCATGGCTTCCTCAAGCCTGCCAGGTGTCTCAAAAGAGGTTGCTCTTGCCCTTATTATATAGCTGTGGAAGGTGGATAAAACATGTTCAAGCGGTTTGCTCTTCGATGCTTTGTAAATGAGCTGGTGAAACTGCGAATCAGTTTTCATCACCTTTGGAATATCTTTTTTCTTTGTATAGAGCTCCATAAGAGTTATAATTTCAGTAAGCTCATCTTCTTCATCTTTTGTAATCTTCTGGGCAGCCCAGCGCGCAGCAAGCCCATCTAAAAGCATCCTGATTGTGTATATATCCTCTATGTCCTGAGCAGTAACACCTGCAACAAACGCACCTTTGTGAGGAATAGAATATACAAGCCCTTCAAGCTCAAGCTGGCGCAGCGCCTCTCTTATCGGTGTTCGCGAAACACCAAGCTCTTCAGCAAGTTTTACCTCAACAAGAGGGTCTCCTGGCTTTAAAATTCCCATTAAAATCTTTTCTTTTATCACTTCAAAAATCTTCTCATACAAGGGGGAATATCTTGCATCTTTATCATCTGAATGACTATATACCATCAAAAACCACCTTCAAACTCTTTATTTTTTATATCCTTTCCATCTCGCGGATGACTGCATCTGCAAACTCTTTTGTACCTGTTGAGCCTCCAAGGTCGTATGTAACCTCTTTGCCTTCTTTTATAACTTTAGCAACCGCCTTCTCAACTCTATCAGCTGCTTCAAGCTCGCCCAGGTACCTAAGCATCATAACACCAGAAAGTATGGTTGCGGTTGGGTTTGCCAAGTTCTGTCCTGCTCTTTTTGGTGCAGAGCCGTGGATTGGCTCAAATACTGCCCCATCTTCGCCAATGTTAGCACCTGGTGCAATACCAAGTCCTCCCACAAGTCCTGCTGCTAAGTCTGACAGAATATCTCCGTACATGTTTGGCATAACTAAAACGTCGTAGTTTTCTGGACTTTGTACAAGCTTCATGCTCATTGCATCAACAATCATATCTTCAAACTCTATATCTGGATAGTCCTGCGCTACCTTTCTTGCGCATTCTAAAAACAACCCATCAGTAAGCTTTTGAATATTTGCTTTATGAACAGCTGTGACCTTTCTTCTCTTTTCTCTTCTTGCAAGCTCAAATGCGTACCTGACAATCCTTTCGCTTGCCTTTCTTGTTATTATTTTAACACCAACTGCCGCATCATCGCCAGCCATGTATTCAATCCCTGCATAAAGGTCCTCTGTATTTTCTCTTACAATGATCAAATCCACATTTGTGTATCTTGAAGGAACACCTTCGTAAGACTTGACAGGTCTTACATTTGCATAGAGGTTAAGAGCTTGTCTGAGCGCAACATTCACACTTCTAAACCCTGTCCCAACCGGTGTTGTGATAGGACCTTTTAGTGCAACCTTATTTCTCTTTACACTTTCCAAAACATGGTCAGGAAGTGGCGTCCCATACTGCTCCATAACCATTTCGCCAGCTTCCACAACTTCCCACTCTATTTTTACACCCGATGCATCCAAAACTCTTCTTGCCGCCTCTGTAACCTCTGGTCCAATACCATCGCCAGGAATAAGTGTAATTCTGTATGACATCATCTGTCCTCCTCATATCAAGATTTGTGATAACCTCAATAAAGAGGGGATTTAATTCCCCTCTTCATTATTTATTTCACACCCATAGCTTTTGTAAGGTTCAAAAGCCCGCCATGCAAAATCATCTGACGCTGTCTGTCTGTCAGGTTTAAAATCATTTTGTATTTTAATCCTTTTGTGACATTTTCAATTATTAAAACATCACTTTTTTCTATCTGTTCTCTTGCATTTTCAATCTTGAGCTCATCCATCTCTTCAATTGTATCATAATCGCTCGGATTTTCAAACACCATTGGAATAATTCCGTTGTTTATTAAATTTGCCATGTGAATTCGTGCAAAGCTCTTCGCCAAAACCCCTTTTATACCCAAATAAAGCGGCACAAGTGCTGCATGTTCTCTTGAAGAACCCTGTCCATAGTTTACTCCACCTACTATAAACCCGCCGCCATTTTCGCGTGCTCTTTTAGGAAAATCAGGATCGCATGGTGTTAAGCAGTAGTCAGACAAATACGGAATGTTTGATCTGTATGGCAAAAGCTTTGCATTTGAAGGCATAATGTGGTCTGTTGTGATATTGTCTCCAAGCTTTATCAGCACTTTCCCCACAACAACATCCGGCAAAGGCTTTCCTTGCGGGAATGGTTTTATATTCGGTCCTCTTATAACCTCAACCTCGTGGGGATTTTCAGCAGGTGGCACTATTAAATTGTCATTTACCAAAAAGCTCTTTGGCATCTCCACTTTAGGCTCATCACCCAGGGTCCTTGGGTCTGTGAGATACCCTGTAATAGCTGATGCTGCAGCAGTTTCAGGCGATACAAGGTAAACTTGGGCAGAAGGTGTTCCACTTCGTCCTTCAAAATTTCTGTTAAAAGTTCTGAGCGAAATACCATTTGTTCTTGGTGCTTGACCCATTCCTATACAAGGACCGCACGCACACTCTAAAATCCTTGCACCAGCTGCAACCATTGATGCCAGCGCACCGTTTTGAGCAAGCATGCTCAAGACCTGTTTTGAACCTGGAGATATGACAAGCGATACATGCTCTGCAATGGTTTTTCCTTCCAAAATCTTTGCAACCTTCATGAGGTCCTTGTAAGATGAGTTTGTACAGCTTCCAATTGCAACCTGGTCAACCTTTATACCTTTTAGCTCGCTCACAGGCACAACATTGTCAGGGCTGTGCGGGCATGCTGCAAGCGGCACCAAGCTCGATAAATCTATCTCAATCTCCTCATCATACTGTGCATCGGGGTCTGGCAAAATCTCAACAAAGTCAGCCTCTCTTCCCTGTGCCTTCAAAAATTCGTATGTCACTTCATCAGATGGGAATATAGAAGTTGTCGCTCCAAGTTCTGCTCCCATATTTGTAATCGTGGCTCTCTCTGGTATAGATAAAGTCTTTACACCCTCACCTGTGTACTCAAAAATCTTGCCCACGCCACCCTTAACTGTGAGCCTTCTCAAAAGTTCCAAAATAATATCCTTTGCAGAAACCCAAGGTTGGAGCTTGCCTTTGAGGTTTACTTTTACAATCTTTGGCATAATTAAGTAATATTCGCCACCACCCATTGCAACTGCAACATCCAAACCACCTGCACCAATTGCAAGCATGCCTATTCCACCAGCTGTTGGTGTGTGGCTGTCTGAGCCCAAAAGTGTCTGTCCTGGAACTGCAAACCTTTCCAAATGAACCTGGTGGCAGATTCCATTACCAGGTTTGGAAAAGTAAATGCCATATTTTTTAGCAACAGTTTGTATGTATAGATGATCGTCTGCATTCTCTGGACCTGTCTGGAGTGTGTTGTGGTCAATGTATGCAACAGACCTTTTAGTTTTTACCCTGTCAATACCCATTGCTTCAAACTGAAGATATGCCATTGTACCAGTTGAGTCTTGAGTAAGTGTCTGATCAATCCTGATTGCAATCTCTTTTCCGGGTATCATTTCACCTTTTACCAAGTGCTGCTTTATAATCTTTTGCGCAACTGTCAAACCCATTTCGCTTTTAAACCTCCCAAAAAACTTTGATTGTGATTGTTAAAAATACCTTTTATATTATAGCATTAAAGTATACCTGTATACAAGAGCGTGAATTTAAAAATCCCCTTCCTGGCTTTATGCTAGAAAGGGGACAAAATTTTTAAGGATTTAGCTTTTGTTTGAATCTCTGAACACCATTTTTAATCTCGATTATAACCGCAGACTTCTTTGCATTATGTTTTGCATCTATTGAGATAATTCCAGTAACTCCCACAAAGTTCTTGGTGTTTTCAAGTGCCCTGCGCAGTTTTTCTCTGTCTGTTGTAGAGTTTGCTCTTTTTATTGCATCTGCTATGAAATAACCCAAATCATAACCCAGTGCTGAAAGTGCGTTTGGTTCAATCTTATACTTTTGCTGGTACCTTTTTCTAAAATCCTGTACTCTCTTATCTGTGTCCTGGGAGGAATAATGTGTTGAGAAAAAGATATTCGTTGCATATTTGCTTCCTGCTTTCTCAACAACCTTTGGGTCGTCAAACCCATCAGAACCCAAAATTGGTATCCACATTCCAAGCTCTCTTGCCTGTTTGATGATAAGTCCTGCCTCATCATAGTATACAGGGGCAAATATAGCTTGCGGTTTTTTGTCTCTTATCTTTGTTAAGATTCCGTTGAAGTCTTGTTCGCCTTTTACGAAAGCCTCTTCAGCAACTACTTTCCCGCCACCTTTGGTAAATGTTTCTTTGAAGTTCTTGTAAAGTCCTTTGCTGTAGTCTGATGATGCATCATAGATAATTGCTGCTGTTTTTAGCTTTAATGTTTTTAGTGCAAAGTTTGCCATAACGCTTCCTTGGAATGAGTCATTAAAGCAGATTCTAAAAACGTATGCCTTTGTCTTACCTGTTCTTTCATCAATTGTAACCGAATCATCAGTAGCAGTTGCTGATACAAGTGGAACTTTGTATCTTGTAGCGGCAATTGAAGCAGATTTTGTTGCCCCTGATGTCACAGGGCTTAACATTGCTAAAACATTCTCTTTTGTCGCAAGCCTTGTTGCAATATTTAGCGCTTCTGTCTTATCAGACTTGTTATCATATACAACAAGCTCAATTTTTTTGCCCAAAACTCCACCTTTGCTATTGATTTCATCAATTGCCATTCTAAGTCCTTCTAAATTTCTTTGTCCAAACTGTGCAACACTGCCTGATAGCTCAAGATTTACTCCAATTCGTATGGTTTTTGAGCTGGATGATTGAGCATATGACACAAGTAAGAAGAAAAGTACCAAAACTACCATGATACCCAGAATTTTTTGAAATTTTAGTCTTTTCATGCCCTACCGTCCTCCTTGTGCGAAATATTTTTTGATAATCAAAAAAGGCAAAAGGAATACTCTTTTAAAAGGCCCCTTTGCCTTTTTCGCCTTTATTAATTTGGTTCTGTGATATTTTAGCATAATACTTATTACTTATCAATACTTTAATTTCACAATTCCAATCTTTTTACATATTCTTCAAGCTCACAATACGCTTCAAAATTCAGTTTTTTCCCAAGCTCCTCTTTTATCTGAATAAGATCAAGAATCAAGATTTCAAATAAAGCTATGCCTGTTCTCTCACCCACGCCCCTGATACAGCAATTTGCAGTTGATGCTCCAAACAGCCATGCACATACTGCGTTTGCCTGGGCTTTATAAAAATCATTGTGACCGTGCCACTCAAGTCTTTGATGGGAAAGACCGCAATGTAGCCGCAGGACGTTTATAAGCCTTGGAACACCTCGGGGCAAACTTGCATACTCGTAGGGAACACCCAATCCCAATGTGTCACAAAGTTTATAACGAATCTCTATCCCTGTGTTTTTTGTTTTACTTTCAATTAACATAATAAAAGGTATCACAAAGTTTTGGATATCAGCCCTTGTAATATCCTCAATGTGAATTCTTGGTTTTAAGTTTAAAGCCAGAGCTTCTTCAATTATATCTATATACTCTTTTACAACTTCATACCTTGTCTTGCCAAACTTTTTGTAAATATGATAGTCTGATGCTGGCATCAAAATTCCAACCTCATCAAGCCCCAACTCTTTTGCAATCTTTAGCTCTTCCTTTTTAGCTCTCACCCACCCCACCACCCGTGGAAATTTGAATCCTTTCTTTAAACACTTTTCAACGCATCGTCTGTGATAGTTTGTATAAAGGAAAAATTCTGAGTATTCTATTGTTCCGGTTTCGTTATCTATATAATGGAAATATTCAAAAATTCTTTCCACGTTATCTTCTCCTATATACGAAATTGCTTGCTGACCTTCTCTGAATGTGCTATCTGAAATGCAAAGAGTTTCTGGAATATCTAAAGGAACGGGTGTATCTTCAAAAGGTATCTTTGGTATTGAGGTGTACGGAAATATATCTTTAAAATAATTTGGTGCGTTCTTTGATAGAACTTCATATTCCTCATTTTCAATTTTGAGCATTGTTCCCATCTCCTCTAACTTTTTGAACTTTAATAATCAACATTGTTCAAAAGTTTTTTGGTAATATAAAGTAGAAGGTATGAGATGGCTATCATAATAAAGCTTACACAGTAAACTTCATCCTGATTTTGAGCATAAAGTTTATAAATATAAAGAGAAACTGTTTGAGTTTTGCCGTAAACATTCCCCGCAAAAACAACTGTTGCTCCAAACTCACCAAGCGCTCGTGAGAAGGTCCCAAGTATCCCTATCACAATCCCTTTTTTGCAAACAGGCAAATACACTTTAAACAAAAGCCCCAGTTCATCCAATCCTAAGATGTACCCTTCTTCTTTGAGCTGTCTATCCACTGCTAAAAATGAAGTATATGAGACTTTTAAATAATATCCCATCGAAACAAATAGCTGGGCAAGGACAACCGCAGATGTAGTAAATGGAATCTCAAAACCAATTTTGCTCAAATACCTGCCTAAAAACCCCATCCTTCCATAAAGTAAAAGAAGTAAAACTCCTGTTACAATTGGTGGTAGAACATTTGGTAAATCAATTAAAATCTCCAGTAATTCATTTTTCCTTCTCAAAGATGAAAGTAAATAGGCAAATGGTGTGCACAGAAAAAATGCCAAAACAGAGCAAATCATAGCTGTAAAAAATGAAAGACCAAATGCAGTCATGGTCTCTTTTTTTGTTATAGCATTTATTAGTGTAGTATATGGTACAACAAAAATAAGATTTATAAAAGGTAAGAGCAAAAACAGCAAAAACGGTACTGATAAAAAGAATATCTTTTTCATATCAAGCTCACACACTTTTTGCATTATTTAAAAAAGACCAATCATTCATACCCCTTTTCTTTTAAGAGCTTTGCAATGGTTTTGGTCTTAATAAAAGCCATAAAATCTTTTGCAAGCTTTGGATTTTTAGCTTTCTCTATAGCTGCAACATAGTGGCTTGCAACTATATTATACTTTTCTGGAATGTTTATTATCTTGAGCTTTGTAAGTTTTGCATCAGTAAAATAAACAATCCCAGCGTCAGCTTCACCAACCTTTACTTTTTGAATTACATCAGTGAGCTCAAACTCCTGCGAAATAATGTTGGCTATTATACCGCTGTAAAGACTCTTGTTATCATTTTTTATCTTGTCAATTACCATCTTTGTATACATGCCAATGGGAGACACAGGATCAGCTATACAAAGCCTTATCCCCTTTTTTGAAATATCCTCAAACTTTTTTATGCTTGGGGAACTTGATATTACAGATAGTTTTGTTTTGGCAAAAATTTCGTATTTATCTATATATTTGGCCTTTTTTAGGCTATCAATATACCTTCTGTCTGCTGAAAAAAATACATCACACCTTGCTCCATTTTTTAACTGTGTAACAAGCACGTGTGTTCCTGCAACATTGAGAACAACTTTACATGATTTTTGTTTTTCGAACTGTTTAGAAATGTCTTTTACAATACTTTCCAACGTATTAGGTACAAAAACAATCAAACTTTCTTTTTTGGTTTTATCTTTGCTAAAAGATACATTAGAAACTGTTGAGAATAAAAAAGATGCTATTATAAAAAAATAGACACATCGCATCTTAAAAATAAAAAGTTTTTTTATCATTTCCTGCATCTTCCTTTCATCTTGCAAAATGCATGACCAGCTTACTTTACATAAAAAGCTCTACAATCTCTTTTAAAGCATCTTTTATAAACCCTTGTCTTTCCAAGACAATTTTGTCTGAAAGTTTTTCCAAGGCACAAAGCCCAATTCTATTTGCTACA
This window encodes:
- a CDS encoding Mur ligase, translating into MKIESMKVYNHKNIYSDKKVVVLKVKGDIEEARNFAKLCIHIQNLIGYNLVEYWECLSVEDHIDVLIEHDNQMLVHKVIEFALECIEKGFEPEHFPDKISKLKKLTIETELSPNTRLLKNACMKRGIRFTRIGYTDTFMLGEGKYAKLFASIISEHDFSRVSLSSDRELQRRFLKLNSFPVVPFDVVFTSDQLMDGIKKLGFPISIKGCRKDSPNIGNIRTNQQALEAFDMVKSLDSRVIVERYVPGKSYKILVVNGKVVAAVERTSPYIVGDGKRRISELLDQGERNNKYIQKNILKQGFTLDDILPKGMKVFLKEPTSFKTGCITTDVTEKVAYENQQLFIKIAEKFGYVVTILDFVTEDISLPYSVVGGYVVDVETSCDLRIFSQTCNCDIFNTILDVYFEKMPNPTVPIIAVSGTYGKSTILQIMRYILQRCGLETSIDSEIENFYLRNFGDLSDIKLVEFNPEKCIEEIEIEPDVGIITNTFSQNQIERNLLFSRSIKENGYLILNINDAYKYLYSAKARCKIVFTSISNHHPDLKAHIEMKRPCVYLENDVVKIFDGQQVFSLCNVREIPYSYEGKLMFAVDNILQTIAALYFYGVDSEIIYKFLTEYKNDSHQNPGKFNIFDINGVKVIIDSLNKKEHMKILALSLSSIGIKNLYFVCEKRQEQILDFIEDRSKIICKQIEKFSDVVEMVSEGIKKAKKGDGVFIILPEPLNRDVTFEIREALAKRKKNFVNNA
- a CDS encoding GntR family transcriptional regulator; the protein is MVYSHSDDKDARYSPLYEKIFEVIKEKILMGILKPGDPLVEVKLAEELGVSRTPIREALRQLELEGLVYSIPHKGAFVAGVTAQDIEDIYTIRMLLDGLAARWAAQKITKDEEDELTEIITLMELYTKKKDIPKVMKTDSQFHQLIYKASKSKPLEHVLSTFHSYIIRARATSFETPGRLEEAMEEHKLIFEAIVSRDPDKAEEYMKLHVKNAAKNLIEQKKTEERTAAGK
- a CDS encoding isocitrate/isopropylmalate dehydrogenase family protein, producing MSYRITLIPGDGIGPEVTEAARRVLDASGVKIEWEVVEAGEMVMEQYGTPLPDHVLESVKRNKVALKGPITTPVGTGFRSVNVALRQALNLYANVRPVKSYEGVPSRYTNVDLIIVRENTEDLYAGIEYMAGDDAAVGVKIITRKASERIVRYAFELARREKRRKVTAVHKANIQKLTDGLFLECARKVAQDYPDIEFEDMIVDAMSMKLVQSPENYDVLVMPNMYGDILSDLAAGLVGGLGIAPGANIGEDGAVFEPIHGSAPKRAGQNLANPTATILSGVMMLRYLGELEAADRVEKAVAKVIKEGKEVTYDLGGSTGTKEFADAVIREMERI
- a CDS encoding aconitate hydratase; translation: MGLTVAQKIIKQHLVKGEMIPGKEIAIRIDQTLTQDSTGTMAYLQFEAMGIDRVKTKRSVAYIDHNTLQTGPENADDHLYIQTVAKKYGIYFSKPGNGICHQVHLERFAVPGQTLLGSDSHTPTAGGIGMLAIGAGGLDVAVAMGGGEYYLIMPKIVKVNLKGKLQPWVSAKDIILELLRRLTVKGGVGKIFEYTGEGVKTLSIPERATITNMGAELGATTSIFPSDEVTYEFLKAQGREADFVEILPDPDAQYDEEIEIDLSSLVPLAACPHSPDNVVPVSELKGIKVDQVAIGSCTNSSYKDLMKVAKILEGKTIAEHVSLVISPGSKQVLSMLAQNGALASMVAAGARILECACGPCIGMGQAPRTNGISLRTFNRNFEGRSGTPSAQVYLVSPETAAASAITGYLTDPRTLGDEPKVEMPKSFLVNDNLIVPPAENPHEVEVIRGPNIKPFPQGKPLPDVVVGKVLIKLGDNITTDHIMPSNAKLLPYRSNIPYLSDYCLTPCDPDFPKRARENGGGFIVGGVNYGQGSSREHAALVPLYLGIKGVLAKSFARIHMANLINNGIIPMVFENPSDYDTIEEMDELKIENAREQIEKSDVLIIENVTKGLKYKMILNLTDRQRQMILHGGLLNLTKAMGVK
- a CDS encoding ABC transporter substrate-binding protein, translated to MKRLKFQKILGIMVVLVLFFLLVSYAQSSSSKTIRIGVNLELSGSVAQFGQRNLEGLRMAIDEINSKGGVLGKKIELVVYDNKSDKTEALNIATRLATKENVLAMLSPVTSGATKSASIAATRYKVPLVSATATDDSVTIDERTGKTKAYVFRICFNDSFQGSVMANFALKTLKLKTAAIIYDASSDYSKGLYKNFKETFTKGGGKVVAEEAFVKGEQDFNGILTKIRDKKPQAIFAPVYYDEAGLIIKQARELGMWIPILGSDGFDDPKVVEKAGSKYATNIFFSTHYSSQDTDKRVQDFRKRYQQKYKIEPNALSALGYDLGYFIADAIKRANSTTDREKLRRALENTKNFVGVTGIISIDAKHNAKKSAVIIEIKNGVQRFKQKLNP
- a CDS encoding beta/alpha barrel domain-containing protein, with the protein product MLKIENEEYEVLSKNAPNYFKDIFPYTSIPKIPFEDTPVPLDIPETLCISDSTFREGQQAISYIGEDNVERIFEYFHYIDNETGTIEYSEFFLYTNYHRRCVEKCLKKGFKFPRVVGWVRAKKEELKIAKELGLDEVGILMPASDYHIYKKFGKTRYEVVKEYIDIIEEALALNLKPRIHIEDITRADIQNFVIPFIMLIESKTKNTGIEIRYKLCDTLGLGVPYEYASLPRGVPRLINVLRLHCGLSHQRLEWHGHNDFYKAQANAVCAWLFGASTANCCIRGVGERTGIALFEILILDLIQIKEELGKKLNFEAYCELEEYVKRLEL
- a CDS encoding molybdate ABC transporter permease subunit is translated as MKKIFFLSVPFLLFLLLPFINLIFVVPYTTLINAITKKETMTAFGLSFFTAMICSVLAFFLCTPFAYLLSSLRRKNELLEILIDLPNVLPPIVTGVLLLLLYGRMGFLGRYLSKIGFEIPFTTSAVVLAQLFVSMGYYLKVSYTSFLAVDRQLKEEGYILGLDELGLLFKVYLPVCKKGIVIGILGTFSRALGEFGATVVFAGNVYGKTQTVSLYIYKLYAQNQDEVYCVSFIMIAISYLLLYITKKLLNNVDY
- the modA gene encoding molybdate ABC transporter substrate-binding protein, whose product is MIKKLFIFKMRCVYFFIIASFLFSTVSNVSFSKDKTKKESLIVFVPNTLESIVKDISKQFEKQKSCKVVLNVAGTHVLVTQLKNGARCDVFFSADRRYIDSLKKAKYIDKYEIFAKTKLSVISSSPSIKKFEDISKKGIRLCIADPVSPIGMYTKMVIDKIKNDNKSLYSGIIANIISQEFELTDVIQKVKVGEADAGIVYFTDAKLTKLKIINIPEKYNIVASHYVAAIEKAKNPKLAKDFMAFIKTKTIAKLLKEKGYE